In the Desulfovermiculus halophilus DSM 18834 genome, AGGAAATAACCATGCCGACCTATCTATCGCCCGGGATTTACACCCGGGAAACGGACTTCAGTTTCTATGTGAAGCAGATCTCGACCTCGTCGGCTGCCATGGTCGGAGTGGCCGAGAAAGGCCCGATCAACAAGCCCGTGCTGGTGACGAGCTGGGAACAGTTTATCAACCGTTTCGGCTCCTATATCAACGAAAGCTATCTGGCCTACGCCGCACGGGCGTTTTTCGACAACGGCGGGGCGGTCCTCTACGTCACCCGCATCGCCCATCTCACCGACTCCACCGACCGGGACACCCTGACGGCGCTCAAATCTTCCATCGTGCTGCAGAACCGGGAGGCGACGCCCGCCGACGCCCTGCGGATCGAGGCCGTGAACGAAGGCGTCTGGGGCGACCGACTCTCCATCTCCATCGAGGACGGTTCTCTCGATCCGGCCAACCATTTCAATCTGGTGGTCCGGCACAAAGGCGATGTGGTCGAGGTGTTCAAGGATCTGAGCATGGACGAGACGCTGCCGAACCACGTGGAGCTGGCGATCAACGACCGCTCGGATTTCATCCTGGTCCAGGATCTGGCCACCGCGTCCGGGACGCCAAGTGACCGTCCGGCATTGGGCGTGTTCACGCTCAGCGGCGGTGACAATGGTCTGACCGATCTGGCCGATGCGGACTTCATCGGCGATCCCTCGCAGCATACCGGCCTCTATGGCTTTGACGAGATCGACGCCCTGAACCTGCTGATGGTCCCCGGCGTCACCACGGTGCCGGTGATCAACGCTGGAATCGCCTATGCCGAGGGGCGCAAGGATCTGCTGTTCATCGCCGACACGCCCATGCACCTGGAGCCGCTCGAAGCGGTCGACTTCCGCAAGGGACAAGGGATGTACAGCCACGCGGCATTCAACTCCTCCTACGCGGCGCTCTACTATCCCTGGCTGGAGATCAGCGATCCGGTCAACTCGCGCAAAAAGCTGGTGCCGCCCTGCGGCGCGGTGGCGGGCTGCATCGCCCGCAGCGACCAGAAGACCAACGTCTGGAACGCGCCCGCCGGTATTGACCGTGGCCGCATCTTCAACACGCTCTCCCTGGCCTACAAGACCAGCCGTGGCGAGCGCGATGTGCTCTATCCGGAAGGGGTCAACGTCATCGCCGTGTTCCCCGACACCGGCATCAACATCTGGGGCCAGAAGACGCTGCAAAGCCAGCCCTCGGCCGTGGACCGCATCAACGTCCGCCGTCTGATGATGTTTATGGAGGAAGCCATCTCGGAATCCTCCCGCTTCGTGGTGTTCGAGCCGAACCATCCCCAGACCTGGCGTGCCCTCGGCCGCCTGATCAACCCCTTCCTGCAGGACATCAAGGACAAGGGCGGCCTCTACGACTTTGCATTCCAGTGCGACGAGGAGACCAATACCCCGGCGGTCATCGACCGCAACGAAATGGTGGCCCGCGTGTTCGTCAAGCCGACCAAGACGGCGGAGTTCATCGAGCTGAACTTCATCCTGACCAGCACCGGCGCGGACTTCAAAGAAATCATCTAACGGGAGAACACGGCTATGAGAAGCGGAAACATGCCCAAAAGCCTTTACCAGAACTGGCAGTTTGCCATCGAGGTAAACGGCTTCGACGTGGCCCTGTTCCACAAGGGACAGGAGCCCAAAACCGAATTCGAGGAAGTGGCCTTCGCCCCGGCCGGGTCCATGTTCGACCAAAAGGTGGCGGGCCGGGTCAAGTTCGAGGACATCACCCTCGAGAAAGGCAACCTGCAGGACGGCTCCGACGAGGCGGCCCGCGAATGGATCAAGAAACAGGTGGACGTGAACGCCGTCACCGGTGGTCTTCCGGCTGACTACATGCGCGACATCGATGTTGTCCGCTACGACCGCACCGGCAACGAGACCCGCCGCTGGACACTGCACGGGGCCTGGGTGAAGGCGCTTGAATATGACGAGCTCGAGGGCGGCAACACCGAGAACACCATCGAGAAGCTCACCATCTGCTTCCAATACTGGACCTAAACCGGAGGATCGACCATGTACAGCTTTGAACTGCCAAGCGGCACTGAACTCGAACTCCGGGAAATGACCGGGACCGAGGAAGAACTGCTCACCAACCAACGCCTGATCCGCTCAGGGGAGGCGATCAACCAGGTGCTCCGCAACTGTTTCGTCCGGCTGGGCGAGAAGACCGAT is a window encoding:
- a CDS encoding phage tail sheath C-terminal domain-containing protein, translating into MPTYLSPGIYTRETDFSFYVKQISTSSAAMVGVAEKGPINKPVLVTSWEQFINRFGSYINESYLAYAARAFFDNGGAVLYVTRIAHLTDSTDRDTLTALKSSIVLQNREATPADALRIEAVNEGVWGDRLSISIEDGSLDPANHFNLVVRHKGDVVEVFKDLSMDETLPNHVELAINDRSDFILVQDLATASGTPSDRPALGVFTLSGGDNGLTDLADADFIGDPSQHTGLYGFDEIDALNLLMVPGVTTVPVINAGIAYAEGRKDLLFIADTPMHLEPLEAVDFRKGQGMYSHAAFNSSYAALYYPWLEISDPVNSRKKLVPPCGAVAGCIARSDQKTNVWNAPAGIDRGRIFNTLSLAYKTSRGERDVLYPEGVNVIAVFPDTGINIWGQKTLQSQPSAVDRINVRRLMMFMEEAISESSRFVVFEPNHPQTWRALGRLINPFLQDIKDKGGLYDFAFQCDEETNTPAVIDRNEMVARVFVKPTKTAEFIELNFILTSTGADFKEII
- a CDS encoding phage tail protein, which translates into the protein MPKSLYQNWQFAIEVNGFDVALFHKGQEPKTEFEEVAFAPAGSMFDQKVAGRVKFEDITLEKGNLQDGSDEAAREWIKKQVDVNAVTGGLPADYMRDIDVVRYDRTGNETRRWTLHGAWVKALEYDELEGGNTENTIEKLTICFQYWT